One window of Phycodurus eques isolate BA_2022a chromosome 17, UOR_Pequ_1.1, whole genome shotgun sequence genomic DNA carries:
- the plekhb1 gene encoding pleckstrin homology domain-containing family B member 1 isoform X2, protein MALMRSGWLWRQTSVLKRWKLNWCDLWVDGSLCCYKSDSRRELEQRVNLKLTCIDVRCGLECRGVTPPETNPQENVIVVQLKGGSTMNLCANSEDESIAWKLTMLETRRNSVFMYDPYDDSYQAIPLSHYHTVYVTPGAGPGTHQVIVQRDPFDGVFDHLAMGLLAGTAAGVAMRSFLWTPMFFC, encoded by the exons ATGGCGCTCATGAGGTCAGGCTGGCTTTGGAGACAGA CTTCTGTGTTGAAGCGCTGGAAGTTGAACTGGTGTGACCTCTGGGTGGACGGCAGTCTTTGCTGCTACAAGAGTGACAGCCGGCGAGAGCTGGAGCAACGCGTCAACCTCAAGCTCACGTGCATAGATGTGCGCTGCGGCCTAGAATGTCGAG GGGTGACGCCTCCTGAAACCAACCCCCAGGAGAACGTCATTGTCGTGCAGCTCAAGGGCGGCTCAACGATGAACCTGTGCGCCAACAGCGAGGACGAGTCCAT CGCGTGGAAACTAACCATGCTGGAGACCAGGAGGAACTCG GTGTTCATGTACGACCCCTATGATGATTCCTATCAGGCCATACCCCTCAGCCACTATCACACGGTTTACGTGACGCCTGGAGCAGGACCAG GCACCCACCAGGTGATTGTTCAGAGGGACCCGTTTGACGGGGTGTTTGACCACCTAGCCATGGGATTACTGGCAGGTACAGCGGCGGGAGTGGCCATGCGGTCCTTCCTCTGGACACCCATGTTCTTCTGCTGA
- the LOC133416195 gene encoding tubulin-specific chaperone cofactor E-like protein, with amino-acid sequence MDQSSDEEAARTFVQVISDKYNTENFPYGQGVGVVVLPSTPGSPIKGRLFLPSVLVLNDCGIKKAGNRSDIAAFCAHVVELDLSYNEIYDWAEICAIVSNVPRLDFLNLSMNPLGGATLEPCMAEVFARVRRLVLINTHVSWDTVNALTRNTPELLELFLCLNDYYAVSQSCAACPSLRLLQITDNHLRDWGDVRKFGLMYPSLSELVLANNSVECVADTQETLQRLFPNLRCINFNNSGLSKWEDIERLNFFPKLQELKVMGIPLLQPYTTQERRSLLLAQLPNVLVLNGGAVSDSDREAAERFLIRYYQDCPEQERPCRYNELISKYGQLAPLADVDLTPRCTTVEVRWGDRVEAVSLRLEQTVGDLKKQLRALLQLPTNGIRLFYINREMCSVIGPEELKCGFRALHSYSIRDGDEILVVPKVKSRCSSSHL; translated from the exons ATGGATCAGTCCTCTGATGAGGAGGCGGCTCGCACCTTCGTGCAGGTCATCAGCGACAAGTACAACACGGAGAACTTCCCCTACGGCCAAGGCGTGGGCGTCGTGGTGCTGCCCTCCACTCCCGGGTCGCCCATCAAAG GTCGCCTGTTTTTGCCCAGCGTGCTGGTTCTGAACGACTGCGGGATCAAAAAGGCGGGTAACAGGTCCGACATCGCCGCGTTCTGTGCCCACGTGGTCGAGCTGGACCTGTCTTACAATGAGATCTACGACTGGGCCGAG ATCTGCGCCATCGTTTCCAACGTCCCTCGCCTGGACTTCCTAAACCTGAGCATGAACCCGCTGGGCGGCGCCACGCTGGAGCCGTGCATGGCCGAGGTGTTCGCCCGGGTGCGGCGGCTCGTCCTCATCAACACGCACGTCAGCTGGGACACCGTGAACGCGCTCACGCGAAACACGCCTGA GCTGCTGGAGCTCTTCCTGTGCCTGAACGACTACTACGCCGTGTCCCAGTCCTGCGCAGCCTGTCCGTCCCTGCGCCTGCTGCAGATCACCGACAACCACCTGCGTGATTGGGGGGATGTGCGCAAGTTCGGGCTGATGTACCCCAGCCTCAGCGAGCTGGTGCTGGCCAACAACAGCGTGGAATGCGTGGCCGACACCCAAGAAACACTGCAACGCCTCTTCCCCAACCTGCGCTGCATCAACTTCAACAACTCAG GGCTGAGTAAGTGGGAGGACATCGAGAGGCTGAACTTCTTCCCCAAGCTGCAAGAACTCAAAGTGATGGGGATTCCGCTGTTGCAACCGTACACCACACAAGAGCGACGCAGCCTCCTTTTAGCGCA GTTGCCTAATGTCTTAGTGCTGAACGGGGGCGCGGTGTCCGACAGCGACAGGGAAGCAGCTGAGAGGTTCTTGATCCGGTACTACCAGGACTGTCCGGAGCAGGAGCGCCCGTGCAG GTACAACGAGCTCATATCCAAATACGGTCAGCTTGCCCCGTTGGCCGACGTGGACCTGACCCCCCGCTGCACAACGGTGGAAGTCCGCTGGGGCGACAGGGTTGAGGCGGTCAGCCTCCGCTTGGAACAGACGGTTGGTGACCTGAAGAAGCAGCTGAGGGCGCTTCTTCAGCTGCCCACCAACGGGATCAGGTTATTCTACATCAACCGGGAAATGTGTTCCGTCATTGGACCGGAAGAGTTGAAGTGCGGCTTCCGGGCCCTCCACTCGTACAGCATTCGAGATGGAGACGAGATCCTCGTAGTGCCCAAGGTAAAAAGTCGCTGTAGCTCCTCACATCTTTGA
- the plekhb1 gene encoding pleckstrin homology domain-containing family B member 1 isoform X1 — protein MITDRVLLIIGMIDCVSRRLASVLKRWKLNWCDLWVDGSLCCYKSDSRRELEQRVNLKLTCIDVRCGLECRGVTPPETNPQENVIVVQLKGGSTMNLCANSEDESIAWKLTMLETRRNSVFMYDPYDDSYQAIPLSHYHTVYVTPGAGPGTHQVIVQRDPFDGVFDHLAMGLLAGTAAGVAMRSFLWTPMFFC, from the exons ATGATAACAGACCGAGTGTTGCTTATTATTGGGATGATCGACTGTGTTTCCCGGCGTCTAGCTTCTGTGTTGAAGCGCTGGAAGTTGAACTGGTGTGACCTCTGGGTGGACGGCAGTCTTTGCTGCTACAAGAGTGACAGCCGGCGAGAGCTGGAGCAACGCGTCAACCTCAAGCTCACGTGCATAGATGTGCGCTGCGGCCTAGAATGTCGAG GGGTGACGCCTCCTGAAACCAACCCCCAGGAGAACGTCATTGTCGTGCAGCTCAAGGGCGGCTCAACGATGAACCTGTGCGCCAACAGCGAGGACGAGTCCAT CGCGTGGAAACTAACCATGCTGGAGACCAGGAGGAACTCG GTGTTCATGTACGACCCCTATGATGATTCCTATCAGGCCATACCCCTCAGCCACTATCACACGGTTTACGTGACGCCTGGAGCAGGACCAG GCACCCACCAGGTGATTGTTCAGAGGGACCCGTTTGACGGGGTGTTTGACCACCTAGCCATGGGATTACTGGCAGGTACAGCGGCGGGAGTGGCCATGCGGTCCTTCCTCTGGACACCCATGTTCTTCTGCTGA
- the LOC133416198 gene encoding lathosterol oxidase-like, whose translation MDLVLNVADHYVFTPYVYPASWAEDGALRQILSLLVVTNLGAAALYLSLGSLSYYFIFDHDLMKHPQFLENQVQREIKYALTSLPWISIPTVALFFAEVRGYSKVYDNVHDSPLGWTGLFLSMISFLLFTDMCIYWIHRFLHHKLIYKLFHKPHHVWKIPTPFASHAFHPVDGFMQGLPYHIYPFLFPLHKVLYLALYVFVNIWTISIHDGDYRVPSAVTGVINGSAHHTDHHLFFDYNYGQYFTLWDRLGGSYRHPSALMGKGPHELIRRLRAEGRLDGGKANGPRGVMCKEE comes from the exons ATGGATCTTGTGTTGAATGTGGCCGACCACTACGTCTTCACGCCGTACGTGTACCCGGCGTCGTGGGCCGAGGACGGCGCCCTGCGGCAGATCCTCAGCCTGTTGGTGGTGACCAACCTCGGGGCGGCGGCCCTCTACTTAAGCCTGGGGTCCCTCAGCTACTACTTCATCTTTGACCACGACCTCATGAAACATCCGCAATTCTTAGAG AATCAGGTTCAGAGGGAGATCAAATATGCATTGACCTCTCTGCCGTGGATCAGCATTCCCACCGTCGCCTTGTTCTTCGCCGAAGTTCGAGGATACAGCAAAGTGTACGACAATGTCCACGACTCTCCGTTGG GGTGGACTGGGCTCTTCCTGAGTATGATCTCCTTCCTGCTTTTCACCGACATGTGCATTTATTGGATACATCGCTTCCTACATCATAAACTAATTTACAAG CTCTTTCACAAACCGCATCACGTGTGGAAGATCCCGACGCCGTTTGCTAGTCACGCCTTCCACCCAGTAGACGGCTTCATGCAGGGGCTCCCGTACCACATCTACCCGTTCCTCTTCCCGCTCCACAAGGTGCTCTACTTGGCCCTGTACGTCTTCGTCAACATCTGGACCATCTCCATCCATGACGGCGACTACCGCGTCCCCAGTGCTGTGACGGGCGTCATCAATGGATCGGCGCACCACACCGACCACCACCTGTTCTTCGACTACAACTATGGCCAATACTTCACGTTGTGGGACCGCCTGGGCGGCTCCTACCGCCACCCGTCGGCTCTGATGGGCAAGGGTCCCCACGAACTGATCCGCAGGCTTCGGGCGGAGGGCAGGTTAGATGGCGGCAAAGCGAATGGACCGAGAGGAGTCATGTGCAAAGAGGAGTAA